CCGTATCGCACGCCATTCGCGGCACCACACGGAGGCGACGACGATGCCTTCGCCGTCACGCGTGAGCCGCGCGAGCCTGAAGCGAAGCGCCTCATGTGGCACATCGGGGGCGGCGTCGCGGGCGGCCTGCTCGCCTGTTTGCTGCTCGTGCAACTGGCGTGGTGGCAGCGCGAATCGGTGATGGTCGCGTGGCCCGATTCGCAGGCGCTGTTCGTCAAGGCCTGCTCGAATCTGGGCTGCAAGATCGAACCGCCGCGCGATATCGACGGATTGCTGGTCGAGCCGTCGGATCTGCGTCAAGTCGACGGTCCGCACAAGCTCGAACTGAAGATGCCGCTGCGCAACCGTTTCGATCTCGCGCTCGCGTATCCCGCCGTCGAACTGACGTTGCTCGACGAGAACAACAACATCGCCGTGCGGCGCGTGCTGTGGCCGCAAGACTATGTGAAGCCCGGCACGCCGATCGCGGCGGGCCTGCCCGCACGCACGACGCAGACGATGATCGTGCGCCTCGACACCGGCGACACGGTCGCCTCGAACTTCCGCGTGCAGATCTTCTATCCGTAATCCGTCGATCTGCAGCGCGTGCAGCTTGTCCGCGCGTCCGGCGCAAACCGGCCGCGCATCCCGTCAATCCCTGACGAATCTTCGGAGCACAACATGAGTCAAGTCACGCTGGGTGGCAACCCGATCGAAGTCGCTGGCACGTTCCCGTCCGTGGGCCAGGCGGCGCCCGCCTTCTCGCTCGTCGGCAAGGATCTGAAGCCGCTCACGCTCGGCGACTTCGCTGGCAAGCGCAAGGTGCTGAACATCGTCCCGAGCCTCGACACGCCGACCTGCGCAACGTCCACGCGCAAGTTCAACGAAGCGGCTGCCAAGCTGAACAACACGGCCGTGATCGTCGTGTCGGGCGACCTGCCGTTCGCCGCGACGCGCTTCTGCACGACGGAAGGCATCGAGAACGTCGTCACGGCTTCGACGTTCCGCGGCCATGAGTTCGCGCAGGCGTACGGCGTCGACGTGACGAGCGGCCCGCTGACGGGCCTGACAGCACGCGCCGTCGTCGTCATCGACGAAAACGACAAGGTCGTGCACGCCGAACTCGTCGGCGAAATCAAGAACGAACCGAACTACGACGCAGCGCTTGCCGCGCTGAAGTAAGCTTCATATTTGCGTCGATACAGCGCCGCGCCCGTATCGCATCGGGCGCGGCGCTGTCACATCGTCGCGCCCTTTTTCTTCTCCGACCGACACTTATAGGAACGCTCGCCTTGGCTACGCTGATTTGCGGCTCGCTCGCCTACGACAACATCATGACCTTCGAAGGGCGCTTTCGGGAGCACATCCTGCCGGAACAGGTCCACATCCTGAACGTCAGCTTCCTCGTGCCGACGATGCGCCGCGAATTCGGCGGCTGCGCGGGCAATATCGCCTACTCGCTGCATCTGCTCGGCGGCGATGCGCGCATCATGGCGACGCTCGGCGCCGTCGACGCGCAACTCTACGTCGACCGTCTCGACACGCTGGGTCTGTCGAAAGAACACGTGCGCGTGCTGCCCGACACGTACTCGGCGCAGGCGATGATCACCACCGACCTCGAGAACAATCAGATCACCGCGTTCCACCCGGGCGCGATGATGCAGTCGCACCTGAACCGCGCGGACCAGCCCGGCGTGAAGCTCGGCATCGTCGCGCCGGACGGCTTCGACGGCATGATCCAGCACTCCGAACAGTTCGCCGCGGCAGGTACTCCGTTCATCTTCGATCCGGGTCAGGGGCTGCCGCTGTTCGACGGTGAGTCGCTGCGCCGCATGATTGAACTTGCCACTTACGTCGCAGTCAATGATTACGAAGCTGCGTTGGTGAGCAACAAGACGGGCTGGTCGATCGAAGAAATCACGA
This genomic interval from Paraburkholderia sabiae contains the following:
- the tpx gene encoding thiol peroxidase, encoding MSQVTLGGNPIEVAGTFPSVGQAAPAFSLVGKDLKPLTLGDFAGKRKVLNIVPSLDTPTCATSTRKFNEAAAKLNNTAVIVVSGDLPFAATRFCTTEGIENVVTASTFRGHEFAQAYGVDVTSGPLTGLTARAVVVIDENDKVVHAELVGEIKNEPNYDAALAALK
- a CDS encoding carbohydrate kinase family protein, with the protein product MATLICGSLAYDNIMTFEGRFREHILPEQVHILNVSFLVPTMRREFGGCAGNIAYSLHLLGGDARIMATLGAVDAQLYVDRLDTLGLSKEHVRVLPDTYSAQAMITTDLENNQITAFHPGAMMQSHLNRADQPGVKLGIVAPDGFDGMIQHSEQFAAAGTPFIFDPGQGLPLFDGESLRRMIELATYVAVNDYEAALVSNKTGWSIEEITSRVDALIVTRGEHGAQIHHAGGIEEIPAVKAKQVLDPTGCGDAFRGGLLYGIEKGLGWATTGRLASLMGALKIEHQGPQNYAPSRAEINERFKQAFGYELPEGA